One Spinacia oleracea cultivar Varoflay chromosome 4, BTI_SOV_V1, whole genome shotgun sequence DNA segment encodes these proteins:
- the LOC110793681 gene encoding uncharacterized protein, with translation MLPTNGMSILAAELAAEGFSAAGLSADKLTLQTLQSKMKCDPESYESELQYLYNQFKSLLKLFEDQAALSFNSVSGIAPDTSIAKDLGDKAMFLAHMTPFYPKYLSLYPKELAGLLRTSGKSLPSSLRSQLTQALILLVNRKIVSIGETMELFMELQTFDDRNLRKLAYSHVIRYIQRMNKQHKDESKNKPLQNVLFKMLKREEESFAKRSLVTLCDLHRRKVWCDERTINAICMACFHPSSRIMIAALSFLLDYEKIQDDDDSDASSSEDEGCTPHQQVVHDREDVYKAHHKGTTASKKKKKAKLQRVMRSMKKQQRLSSEKTSPNYYSPLLQLNDAQGFAEKLFSRLQSCNERFEIKMMMLKVIARTIGLHRLILLNFYPFLQKYVQPHQRDITNLLAAAAQACHDMVPPDAVEPLFKQIVNQFVHDRSRTEAISVGLNVVREICLRMPLLMNEDLLQDLVLYKKSNEKAISSAARSLVTLFKEICPSLLVKKDRGRSADLKARPKEYGEVNVEIGVPGAELLQSDEDRDLEENTLSGSEEVEKDGADSTVYSGSEDDVKDEDGAESEDEDEDMIGSEDEVSDEDDLEDEEGSYSSGESDDSDDKKGTRKRKYADFDQQLDSAKSSLRALKKLTAAKMEHPPEADDHIYSNEDFKRIRELQAKKKARSALAQHGFLKGSNSKSATIKIPSSDQLSLKPLDPSKLEANIRRKMDKAERVASMKAGRENGAEYASRTSVKQKKKGGLSNRQKEHKKFMPIAAKRGKIARTREEKKRKKNVASKQFRGKKAWK, from the exons ATGCTTCCCACCAACGGCATGTCGATTCTCGCAGCGGAGTTGGCAGCAGAGGGCTTCTCCGCCGCCGGGCTCTCAGCCGACAAATTGACCCtccaaaccctacaatcaaaaATGAAATGCGATCCAGAAAGCTATGAGTCCGAATTGCAGTATCTTTACAATCAATTCAAATCCTTACTCAAGCTTTTCGAGGATCAAGCGGCTCTCAGCTTCAATTCAGTTAGCGGTATTGCCCCTGACACTTCCATCGCCAAAGACCTCGGTGATAAGGCCATGTTCTTGGCTCACATGACTCCGTTTTACCCTAAATATCTGTCTCTTTACCCTAAGGAGCTCGCCGGTCTTCTCCGAACTTCCGGGAAGTCGTTGCCGTCTTCTCTTCGCAGCCAACTTACTCAGGCGCTCATCCTTTTGGTCAATCGTAAG ATTGTTTCTATTGGTGAGACAATGGAGTTGTTCATGGAGCTTCAGACTTTTGATGATAGGAATTTGAGGAAATTGGCATACTCACATGTCATTCGTTATATTCAGCGTATGAATAAACAGCACAAGGATGAGTCTAAGAATAAGCCTCTTCAAAATGTCCTTTTCAAAATGCTAAAG CGTGAGGAAGAGTCATTTGCAAAGAGGTCCCTTGTCACACTTTGTGATCTTCACCGCAGAAAAGTTTGGTGTGATGAAAGAACAATAAATGCAATTTGCATGGCGTGCTTCCATCCTTCGTCACG GATCATGATCGCTGCTCTTTCCTTCCTTCTTGATTATGAAAAAATTCAAGACGATGACGACAGTGATGCATCAAGCAGTGAAGACGAGGGATGTACTCCACACCAACAAGTTGTTCATGATAGAGAAGATGTGTATAAG GCTCACCATAAGGGCACAACAGcgagcaaaaagaaaaagaaggctAAGTTGCAACGTGTGATGCGTAGCATGAAAAAGCAGCAGCGTTTGAGTTCAGAGAAAACTAGTCCAAACTACTATTCACCACTTCTACAATTGAATGATGCACAG GGATTTGCAGAGAAGCTATTTTCTCGCCTTCAAAGCTGCAATGAGCGCTTCGAG ATAAAGATGATGATGTTGAAAGTGATTGCTCGAACAATTGGTCTTCACCGACTGATTTTGCTGAACTTTTATCCTTTCCTTCAAAAATATGTGCAG CCTCATCAACGTGATATAACGAATCTACTTGCTGCTGCGGCTCAAGCCTGCCATGATATG GTGCCACCTGATGCTGTCGAACCTTTATTTAAACAGATAGTAAATCAGTTTGTGCATGATCGTTCGCGAACAGAG GCAATATCTGTTGGACTGAATGTTGTCAGAGAGATATGTCTCCGCATGCCTCTG TTGATGAATGAAGATTTGCTGCAAGACCTTGTGTTGTATAAGAAATCAAATGAAAAAGCAATTTCAAGTGCTGCTCGCTCCCTTGTCACTTTATTTAAAGAG ATTTGCCCTTCACTACTTGTCAAAAAAGACCGTGGAAGATCTGCTGATCTGAAGGCCAGACCGAAGGAATATGGAGAGGTGAATGTCGAAATTGGTGTCCCTGGTGCAGAACTATTGCAATCAGACGAAGATAGAGACTTGGAGGAAAATACTCTCAGTGGTTCTGAAGAAGTTGAGAAAGATGGTGCTGATTCAACGGTCTACTCTGGCAGTGAGGATGATGTAAAAGATGAAGATGGCGCTGAGTCCGAGGACGAGGATGAAGACATGATTGGTAGTGAAGATGAAGTTAGTGATGAGGATGACTTGGAAGATGAGGAAGGATCATATAGCTCTGGTGAATCTGATGATAGTGATGATAAAAAAGGAACAAGGAAGAGGAAATACGCTGATTTTGACCAACAACTGGATTCTGCTAAGTCTAGTCTTAGAGCTTTGAAAAAGTTGACAGCAGCTAAGATGGAACACCCACCAGAAGCAGATGATCACATTTATTCTAACGAAGATTTCAAGCGAATCAGGGAATTACAG GCAAAGAAGAAAGCCAGATCTGCTCTGGCACAGCACGGCTTTTTAAAGGGCTCAAATTCCAAGTCAGCAACTATTAAGATCCCAAGTTCAGACCAATTAAGTCTCAAGCCGCTTGATCCTTCAAAACTTGAA GCAAATATCCGAAGAAAGATGGACAAGGCGGAAAGAGTGGCATCAATGAAGGCCGGAAGAGAGAATGGGGCGGAATACGCGTCCCGAACTTCTGTGAAACAGAAGAAG AAGGGTGGTCTAAGCAACCGACAGAAGGAGCATAAAAAGTTTATGCCAATTGCTGCAAAGAGAGGCAAGATAGCAAGAACGAGAGAggagaagaagagaaagaagaatGTCGCTAGTAAACAGTTCAGAGGGAAGAAGGCATGGAAGTGA
- the LOC110793682 gene encoding phosphatidate cytidylyltransferase 4, chloroplastic: MAVQVGLGRSNFVPISVASLCPCSRARPFLKPLEFPSASTKLNIRLTRMVSDDMYGIPVTILTRHRTVMAVARAEPDRLDEGEAKEEVDEGSSLLEKEEIHIEEQHKASQLKNRVIFGFVIGISVGGIILAGGWVFTIGVAAAVFIAAKEYFGLVRSDGIAVGMTPPPRYVSRVCSVICALLPIWTLYAGHIDISVTSAAFIVATALLLQRGNPRFAQLSSAVFGLFYCGYLPCFWVKLRCGLSLPALNTNIGYSWPVLLGGPTHWTVGLVATLLSISSIIAADTFAFLGGKAFGRTPLINISPKKTWEGAFVGLAGCVATSVILSKILCWPKSLPSAVALGFLNFFGSLFGDLTESMIKRDAGVKDSGSLIPGHGGILDRVDSYIFTGALAYSFVKTFLPLSGV; the protein is encoded by the exons ATGGCTGTGCAAGTTGGCTTAGGACGCAGTAATTTTGTCCCAATTTCTGTAGCCTCCTTGTGTCCATGCTCGCGGGCTCGTCCTTTTTTGAAACCCCTTGAATTTCCATCCGCTTCAACAAAATTGAACATTAGATTAACTAGGATGGTTTCGGATGATATGTACGGGATTCCAGTAACTATCCTGACAAGACATCGAACAGTTATGGCTGTGGCAAGAGCTGAACCAGATCGACTTGATGAAGGAGAAGCCAAAGAG GAAGTTGACGAAGGCAGCAGTCTATTGGAAAAGGAGGAGATACATATAGAAGAGCAACATAAAGCTAGTCAGTTGAAGAACCGAGTAATATTTGGATTTGTGATTGGCATTTCAGTAGGAGGCATCATACTTGCTGGAGGATGGGTGTTTACCATTGGTGTTGCTGCTGCAGTTTTTATCGCCGCAAAAGAGTACTTTGGATTGGTAAGGAGTGATGGGATCGCTGTGGGAATGACACCGCCGCCTCGATATGTGTCAAGAGTTTGTTCTGTAATTTGTGCTCTCTTGCCTATTTGGACCTT ATATGCTGGTCACATTGACATCTCGGTAACATCTGCAGCTTTCATTGTTGCAACAGCTTTGCTTTTACAGAGAGGAAATCCTCGCTTTGCACAGCTTAGTAGTGCCGTGTTCGGGTTGTTTTATTGTGGCTATCTGCCTTGTTTCTGGGTCAAGCTTCGATGTGGTTTATCACTTCCAGCCCTGAACACGA ATATTGGATATTCCTGGCCTGTTCTACTTGGTGGCCCTACACATTGGACTGTAGGTCTTGTGGCAACCTTATTATCTATAAGCAGCATTATTGCCGCAGATACATTTGCTTTTCTTGGAGGCAAG GCATTTGGCCGGACTCCGCTTATTAATATTAGCCCTAAGAAGACATGGGAAGGAGCTTTTGTAGGTTTGGCTGGATGTGTTGCAACTTCTGTCATATTATCGAAGATACTTTGCTGGCCAAAGTCGTTGCCAAG TGCAGTTGCATTGGGGTTTCTGAATTTCTTCGGGTCGTTGTTTGGTGACCTGACTGAGTCAATGATAAAACGAGATGCAGGTGTTAAGGATTCTGGTTCTCTTATACCAGGACATG GTGGAATACTAGACAGGGTAGACAGTTACATATTTACTGGCGCGCTCGCGTATTCTTTTGTTAAAACTTTCCTGCCACTTTCTGGTGTTTGA